The nucleotide window TCTGCATTGTTTCACCAGCTGTTAGCTGCAACTAAAATAAATATTAAAAAAATAGAATTTTTTTAGTGGACGGCCAAGACCGGGCATTTTGCTGATCTAACCACTTTTTCAGTCACGCTGCCCAATAAAAATCGGTCTAAACCGTGTTTTCCTGAGGTTCCCATGACTACCAGATCTATGTCTTCCTTTTCCACAGTTTTTAATATGGCATCAGCTGGGGATCCTTCCTCAGTTTTAAGGTTTACTTTAATATCTTCTATTTTGAGTTCCTTTTCTTCCTCGGTAACCATTTCTGAAATTCTTTCCAAGGATCTTCTCCCCTCTTCTTTAAGCATCTCTTTGATTCTTACAATGAGGTCTTCTGCAGGGAGCCCCACAAGTGAGGATGTTTCAATCACATTTAAAACGATAATTTCAGCGCCGCTTTTGCTTGCTATCCATATGGCATGGTCAGCTGCTTTTTCAGCAAATTTTGAACCATCAGTGGGTAATAATATTTTTTGGTACATGGTTTCACCTAAGGTATACTAAATTACCATCTGTCATGAGACCTATTATGTTTTTCGATTCAGTGCGGTTA belongs to uncultured Methanobacterium sp. and includes:
- a CDS encoding universal stress protein; this translates as MYQKILLPTDGSKFAEKAADHAIWIASKSGAEIIVLNVIETSSLVGLPAEDLIVRIKEMLKEEGRRSLERISEMVTEEEKELKIEDIKVNLKTEEGSPADAILKTVEKEDIDLVVMGTSGKHGLDRFLLGSVTEKVVRSAKCPVLAVH